CCGGTTCGCGCGCCCAGTTCGAGGCCGCCCGCACCGACCGCGACCTCGCCGCGGCGGACCTGAAGCGCTACAACGACCTGTTCGCCAAGGGCTTTATCAGCGCCGCCGAGCAGCACCGGCGCCAGGCCAGCTTCGATGCCGCCGAAGCGCGCCTGCGCCAGGCCCAGGCCGGGCTGCGCAGCCAGTCCAACCAGACTGCCTATGCCGTGCTGCATGCCGACGCCGACGGCGTGGTCACCGCCATCGACGCCGAGGTGGGCCAGGTGGTCACCCCGGGCCAGCCGGTGGTGCGGGTGGCGCAGACCGCCGAGAAGGAGGTGGCCATCGGCCTGCCCGAGGACCAGGTCGGCCTGCTGCGCGGGCTGACTGACGTGACCGTCCATACCTGGGCCGAGCCGCAGCGCGCGCTGCCCGGCCGCGTGCGCGAGATCGCCGCAGCGGCGGACCCGGTCACGCGCACCTATGCCACCCGCGTGAGCGTGCCCAACCCGCCCGCCGACCTCAAGCTGGGCATGACCGCGGTGGTGACCTTCGTGCGCAACGGTGCCGCGCCGGCGCTGCGCGTGCCACTGACCGCGCTGCTGCAGGAGCAGGGTCGCGACATGGTCTGGGTCTACGATGCCCCCTCCGGCACGGTCAAGCCGGTGGCGGTGACGCTGGGCGAGGCCTTCGGCAATGAGATCGAAGTGCGCCAGGGCCTGGCCCCGGGCCAGACCATCGTCACCGCGGGCGTGCACCTGCTGCGCCCAGGCCAGAAGGTGCGACCGCTGCAAATGGTCGCGCCGGCGTCGGCGGCAGCCGCTACCCCGAAGCAGGGGTGAGCGGATGGACCATTCCCGCTTCAACCTGTCGCGCTGGGCGCTCGAACACCAGCCCCTGACCCGTTACCTGCTGGTGGTGCTGCTGCTCGGCGGCCTGCTGGCGTTTTTCCAGCTGGGCCAGGACGAGGACCCGCCGTTTACCTTCCGCGTGATGGTGGTGCAGGCC
The window above is part of the Cupriavidus taiwanensis LMG 19424 genome. Proteins encoded here:
- a CDS encoding efflux RND transporter periplasmic adaptor subunit, with amino-acid sequence MKLLRQARRCDGMAVAALSLVGALVLGGCGKPPESAPEIRPVRMMQLSPHSGKTAFEFSGDVRPRVESRLGFRVGGKIAARLVDVGAVVSKGQPLARLDPADLSLAEAGSRAQFEAARTDRDLAAADLKRYNDLFAKGFISAAEQHRRQASFDAAEARLRQAQAGLRSQSNQTAYAVLHADADGVVTAIDAEVGQVVTPGQPVVRVAQTAEKEVAIGLPEDQVGLLRGLTDVTVHTWAEPQRALPGRVREIAAAADPVTRTYATRVSVPNPPADLKLGMTAVVTFVRNGAAPALRVPLTALLQEQGRDMVWVYDAPSGTVKPVAVTLGEAFGNEIEVRQGLAPGQTIVTAGVHLLRPGQKVRPLQMVAPASAAAATPKQG